In Lolium perenne isolate Kyuss_39 chromosome 5, Kyuss_2.0, whole genome shotgun sequence, the sequence AGAGATGTACTTCGTAGGAAGGCGTTGCTGAACGTAACAAGTGATTATATTTGATCTGTATTTTAATGATTGCTTTTTTAGTTATACAAATATTATTGTGTGTATTAGGATGCGCATGTAAAAGGAGCTGTTATGGGTAGAGAGAATGAAGAGAGAGAAGATTGTCTTCTCTTTGCTAAGGGATCATCTCTTACAACATAAGGGAAGACTATTTTCTCCATTGTATCACATATATTTTTCCTTAGCAACAAATTTTCTACCAAAATTTAATTATTAATATTTTTTTTGAAGTAGCTGATGTGGCGGGGGTAAGAGAAGGCATGCCTTCTCTACAATTGTACATGCCCAAGTGCATATATAGACAAGGACTGTGATGAGGATCCTCCAAAGGCTACAATCCACCCAGCCTCCGGTTTCCCAGGTGTTGGATCATTGTTAGGGAGTTCCCTCTCCTTCTCTCCCTTGTTTGCTCCATTAAAACAAGCTAGTTGTTCCTCGCAGCAAAGCAAAAAAAGTAATACCCAAAAGCAATCGAGAAGGGATCACAACAGATGGAGTGCAGGCGATGGGATGGCACGCCCCGAGCAGTCGCCGACCGATGTTGCAGCAGTCGACGCCGGTAGGTATTTCCCCACCACCTTACCACGACCCCCGGAGGTGGCATCATGCTCTGCTTCAAATCATGATCCACGATGTCGATCTGCGGGTGATCCGGCGAGTGCTAAAGAGGGAGGATCTTTGCTGCAAGAGCTTCGTCCATCTATAAGTTATACAAACATTCTTCATTTGCAGCAATATGAAAACATGTTGCCATATAACACGTTGTATCCCATGGATATGTTGGTTGCCATCAAAGAAGACCATTCATTCATTCCTTAAGATGTGTCACGGTTGTTTACAATTGCTTCCCTAAAAGTTCGTAGAGCATCTCCATCGGTTGCCCCGCTAGCTATTTGAGGGTCGGCGTGGTTTTTGGACTCACACCGGCGTACCCCAAAAAGCGTCGGCGTGGTTTCGAGCCAAATATAAGCGCCGACAACCCCGTGCCGGTCCCTTCACGAAGAGCGTGAATCGAACGCGCTAGCCCCTTTGAGATTCACTAAACTATAAAAGTTCTCGTAGGTCTCCCCCGTTTTGAATATGTATATGTACATGAACTATGGGTAAACCTATTGGTTGAATCAATCTCGTCTAGAATGCCCAAATGCACAAGTAACATATGATCCAGTGCATGTGTAGGGATTTGATTGGCGCATTCTGGAGGAGTAGATGAGATCGGGATCAGTTTTGTATTTCCGATCTCCTACTTGCTTCTTTATGTCGATGATAGTGTTCTCTTCTCGAACTTTCTTAGATCACATTATCACTCTTCTCCGATTTTAGTTttctatgactgatcttggtcttcTTCATCTTTTTTTGGGCATTGCGGTTCTTCGTGATTCTTCCTGTCTATTTCTTTCTCAACGACAATATATTCTTGATCTCCTCTCTCGTATTGGTACCAAGCCAGCAAGGCAACACCGCAAATGACACTCGATTGATTTACGCTTTTTCATCTTATCGTAGACGGCGCGTTGGACTTGGTAGTCTACTCTTGAATTGTAGAAGGTCCtttgaatttcgaatttgaatTTCTATGGGGGCCACAAGGCGAGCGGTGGGACCTACCGACCTCTGTAGAAGATTCTTTCTTGGAGCGAAATGCCAGCGAAAAAGAAAAAGATAACCCGtttcgaaaaaaaagaaaaagaaaaagttaaCAATAGCGAGGGGCGTAAATGTAAACAGTACAGACCCAGTCTACTAATATTCCTTTCCGCGCCCCCAAGGCTCCAGCTTGCTTCACATTTCTAGAGAGAGAGAGTGGGGAAGAGTCTGGAAGGGGATCGAAGCGAGCGAGAGAGCCACCGTCTCCTAGGGTTTCCGGCGGCGATGGCGATGGTGGCGGCGAGGTCTGCGGTGTCGAGGACCCCGGCGaggtcggcggcggcgaggtTCGTGCAGAGCAGGTTCCGGTCCGGCGGCAAGGTGCTGGGCGAGGAGGAGAAGGCCGCCGAGAACGTCTACATCAAGGTATACACCACCGCTCCCGCTACCGCGCCTCCGCCTTACTCCCCTGCCTTCTGGTATGGCATATGGTTTCGAGATGGCGATTCCTGCGAGAGTCGTGAATCCGTCGTGTAGGTCTCCCGGTTCGTTTAGTTGGTCCCGCGATTCTCCCAAAAACTCTAGGGTTTTTGGTGCGGTCTGCCTGTAGGATCGGCTTCCTCGTCGTGGTCTTCTTCCCAGATGCTGGACATATTTTCTCGGTTGTATTGTTGTAGCTCAGTTCCAGGAAGGATATGTGGTGACCTTCTTCCCAGGTGAATATGCTGTTTTATGTTTTCCGCCTCTATAAGCTTTCGTTCTCGAAACGGAGGCAAATCTGCCCATACGAGCTTTTGTTTTCGATATATACGGAGGCAAATCTGCCCATATGAGCTGCGTGCTCATGCTACCTAGATGCTAGGAATTTtttattgattcaactgctgccaCGTAGTTACAGGAAGACGACAGGTTGTACCAGCTCTTTGCAGCCTGTCTCTGATGTATAGTTGGTTGCTCTTACATTGTGCTCATTGCTGTTCTGGTGGTGTTGTGGGGGGAATTGGTGATCTTCCTCAACTTGCCACTGAACTAAGTTAATTTGTTCCCCATATTTGTTTTACGAATGGAGCTTTAGTTTGTGATGGTTGCCGTGATGTGAGATTTTAGATGTTCTGGAATCGGGGATTGATTTTTTGGTTATACAGATGGAAATGCAAATGATACTATTAGGAACTTGCAACTGTATGCTGGTGTTTGGTGTTTCTGATTATATGAACCTTGTATTAGTGTGTCAGGTATTGGATTTTGCCACTATGTGACCTCCCTGATCCTTTATTCTTTTGTTTTGTGGTCCAGTCGGAGTATAATATTTTGCTATGGCCCTTGTGAACTCATCAGTTACCCCGTTCATTTCTGTTGCTCATTAAGTGAATCTGGTAATTAGGTGACTAAATGGCAGCTATGTTTTTGGTGGGTAGAAAAATTCTACTGCTATTCAagttgattttatgcatttttcttTAGTCTCCCGAAGTGATATATCTTACTTTCTGCAAAAGATGAGTAGAAAACCTGCCTAGATGCACTACTTTATCGATGTGATCTAACATTTTAGTTGATTTTGAACCCGGGACTGTTTTTCTGTTATACAGGTGCAAGCGTTTGTTCTTTTTCATGATGTGACCCTTTTATTAATGTATCTTGAGTGTTGGATTTGTTTGCCATGATGTGACCTGTTCCCTGAACCTTTTTGTCTTCATTTTTTGGTCCAGTCGGGTAATTTTTGCTATGGCTCTTGTGAATGCATCGGTTATTTTTGCCATTTATATTACCCCTTCCATCCAGAATTAACTGACCCACATTTGCATAGGTTCGCATGTATCTAGACgcgttttagtgtgtagatacatgtgAACCTAGGCAAATGTGAGTCAGTTAGTTCCGAACGGATGGGAATATTCATGATGAGAATGTGTAATTAAATGACTGAATGGTAGCTATGTGGCTATGTTTTTGTTGGGTAGCCAAATTCCACTaagaagtcgtttggaagccaggctttcatttcatttgtagcattttgaaatgaatacatgtattcatttcatttacattgtaattccagaaatggacacttgtttggttgccacaggaattgtaaatgacagtagaattcaatattgaatttgtaatGGCTTCCATGAAGAAACGTGAATGACAGGTTTCAGTTCGGAATTGTGATTACACATGgcatcattttgctggatttcctaaatgaaatgatggcctaattctgtggcaaccaaacagcccacctatggaatttcaaaatgaattccaggattccagggtcaaatgatggataccaaacgacctctaatatgcaagttcttgttttttgtttttgtatttttctaTCTAGTCTCCTTAAATCCCCCCCAAAAGTATCTTTCTGCAAATATTCGTATGAAACATGTTCTTAGATGCAACACTCCATTGCTTCACATAAGCATGTCTTAACATATGGATCATCGAATCGGTTCCGTTACCTTGCTAGCAGTTTTTTACTTCGAAGTTTTGGACCATAGCATGTTATACTAAGCAGCAACCATGTTGTTAGCAACTTTTACTTAGAAGTCTTGGACCATAACATGTTATACTCATCAGAATCATGATTGGACAGTTAACGAATGAAACACTAGGCTCATCCAAAGTAGAGATTCAACTATAAGAACTTGAAATTCGTCAGGACATCCAGTGATAACAGCTGCATAAATAGATGTAAAATTGCACCATATTGGCTTTATAAATCGTTCCAGAGGCACCATTTTTTTCCCCTGTTTCTGACTCTGATATAAGCCATACTATCGACATATGTGGTCTCTGTTATTGTTGAAGCTCTGTTAATACAACTTACTAACATGCGTCATGAACTTTTTCTGCAGAAAATGGAACAAGAGAAGCTGCAGAAGCTCGCACGTAAGGTATGCCAATATACAGTTTCGTGAACCACTGAACTGGGCAGTGTCTGTTGATGTTTTATTTCCATAAGTCCTCTCTTGTCATGATGTCGTGTCCAGCAAATAACCATGCTTCTGCAAAGTTATATCTGTCTAATGGATCATGTTTTAACTTCATAAGTGGAAAtacaatgtactccctccgtctggATTGAGACTCACAGTTGTCTAGATTTGCATGTATATAGACGCGTTTTACTGTGTAGATACATGCGGATCTGCACAAATATGAGTCAGTTGATTCCGGACATGGGCAAATATgtagtactccctccataccggtttgCAGGGCAATTACGTATTTCGAGAAAAAAGTTTGACTACAAATTTGGTGAACAAAAAGTAAGATACATGCCATAAAAATTATAGCATTGGAAACTTCTTTTGAATATGaatcaatggtataatttttgtggcatatatttTAATTTTTATTGATCAAAATTGTAGTCAAATTTCTTTCTCGAAATGCATAATTGCCCtgtaaaccggtatggagggagtatgtGTTATGTGTGTCATGAATGATTATAAGAGCTATAAATTCTTGTGGGGTCCCAACGCAGTAGATATTTATGCTTTAACTTCCTAAGTTGAAACTACACTATATGTTATGTGCCTGTACAGCAAATTAGTATGATCCTTGCACAAAATTACATTTCGTCCAATGGATATGGTCTGTTTTAGCTTACTAAGTTCAAGCTAACTACGTATGCAAACATACTGTTTCTGGAACCACTGAACTGGACGGTGGTTGCTGGTGTTTTACTTCCATAACTGTTCTCTTGTCAACATGTCGTGTCCAGCAAATTAACATGGTTCTGCACAAAGTTATATCTGTTCAATGGATACGCATGTTTTAACTTCTAAGTTGAAATACAGTGTATATGCTGTGTTGCGTGTCACGAATACTTATAGGAGCTGTAAATTCTTGTATGGTCCCTGCGCAGTAAATTCATGAGTACGTGTAGATTTCAAATTGAACTTCCTAGTTGAAAATACACAATATGTACGCATTATGTCTGTACAGCAAATTATCACGCTTCTTGCAAAAAATTACATTCTGTCCAATAGATTTGTATATTTAGCTTCCTAGGTTGAAACCCTCTATATGTTCTGTGTGTGGGAAACTCACTAGATCTGTAAATTCTTCCAGGGCCCCAGCACAGGAGAGCAAGCTCCGGCTACCCCAAGCTCCACAGCGAGCGACGTGAAGGCTGGAGGCGGCACTGGCCCGACGGCATCCACATCCGCTGGCGTGTCAACCAACAAGAACAGGAACTACGCCATCCTGGCGGGAACCCTTGCTGGCCTGAGCGCCCTGGGCTGGTTCCTCCTGGCGAAGGAGCCCAAGAAGACGGGGGAAGTCCTCGAGTGAATGGAGTCTTGGTTACTTTACTGCACATTGACCTTGCGCCTTGGttgcgatgatgatgatgacgagtttTGATGTTGCCGAACTGATATCTGTAGCTAGCTTTGACTAGAAACCTGGTCTGGGATGAGATGATCCGTAGTGGTTCTTGGTTTGCTCTGGGTAGTTGAAACATGTGTAGTAATTCGTATGATGATGCTGCACTTTTGGGTTAAAGAGGTGTTTTGGATGCGGCCCTTTTGAATGCATGGATGGCTTGCGTGAGGTGAAATTCTCATCCTTTTCAAATGTTTCGGTGAATTGATAAGATTATTAGCTGCTTATCTGTACCGCTTGGTTTAGGCACATCGTTCAGTTGATACTTGTAAGTTCAGATGCAGGCAGAAATTCAACAGGCCAAAGTTCAGTAATTCGACCAAACAAATCTGAATTCTTCGAATTCTTGACACATGTCTTGTACTCCTTGTATCTGTAAAAAGATGTTGacaatttatctaaatttagatgtagttATACTCGGTATTTACATATATCTATCTAAATTTAAACAAACTTGCGACATCCTTTTACGAATAGAGGTAGTACCTAAATTGTCTACTTTGGTAAATTGTTTCAAAACTGTAGGATATAATTATTCATCTCAGTTTAAATAGATGCTCGATATGGTTTCGTGATAATAATAAAAGAACATGTCAGTGTTCGATAATAAAAGAATTTGACAGTGCTTTACCGACGTGGCAACGTGGTATGCCACCGTGGAAGATTCTTTCTTGGAGCGGAGGTAGATGGAATGTGCTGAAGTGAAAAAAGAACAGGGATAAACAGTCAAACAGAATATGTATATCTCCAAGGGGGGGAAAACACAAAACAGCACCCCAGACGGGTCTACTCATATTCTCTCTCTTCGCACCTTCTTCCCATTTCCAGAGAGACCGGAAGGGGATCGAgacacagagagagaaagagagccaCCGTCTCCTAGGGTTTCCGTCTGCGGCgatggcgatggcggcggcgagggcggcggcgtCGAGGACCCCGGCGAGGTTCATGCAGAGCAGGTTCCGCTCCTCCGGCGGGAAGATGCTCAGCGAGGAGGAGAAGGCCGCCGAGAACGTCTACATCAAGGTATAACCCCCGCTCCCGCTCCCGCGCCTCCCCCTTCCTCACCCCTCTTAAGGTTTCGTGACGACGATTCCTGCGAGCGCTGCGGATGCGATGTTCGGGTTTCGCTATTAGGCCCGCTGCTTCCGCGAATCCCACACTCTAGGGTTCTAGGGGCGGTCTCCCTGTAGGATCAGCGCGCCCGTGGTGATCTTATTCCCGGTTGCTGAGCAGTTTTTACCGGTTGTATTGCTCTAGGATTGTTCCAGGGGCAAGGAAGTATTGTGCTGTTTGGTGGTCTGTAAACAGTGTGCACTGTGTGGTGCTAGTTCGTGATTTGGGGAGTAACGTGCTGCGCCCAGTGCACCTGGTCGAATAACTGGACGTAAATTCTTACAGTAGCAGTGGTGTTGATATGTGTATCGCCATGCCATTGGCCTTGTTGGTCAGTATGTGGTTCAGAATTTGAGATATGGTTAGTGCAATGCCGTCTCTGGTTGTCGAGTATGTTTTTGCTTCTAGGATCATTTAGTATTCTTGTCACAGAGCTTGGATCTTTAAAACACTGATACCTTGGAGCTTAGGCTGCCTGCCTGGCTGACCTGTGCTTGCTTTAGTTAACGGCAGCCTGTGGCTGGTGTATATTCGGTAGCTCAGTTATGCACATTGATGTGATAGCTTTTCTGGTGGTGTTGTCGGGAGAATTGTTCAACTTTGCAAAACCTGCACCCTATACTGATTTTAGTTCTTCATGTTAAATGGTTGTGGGACCGTGGGATGCCAGGCGGTTTGGAATTGTATTTGAGTTTTGTTTATACAGATGGAAGTGCTAATAGTATAGTTGGCACTGGCAATTATGTGTTGCTGTCAGGTTTCTGTGATTATGCAAATCTTCTGTTCGTGTTCAGGGTGTAGGATTTTGCCACTATGTGACCTGTTACCTGAACCTTTTCTTCATTTTCTGCTCCAGTTGGACTGTAATTTTTTTTTGTCTGTACTGTTGCCGTGTAGCTGCAGGAAGAGGATAGATTGTACCAGCTATTTATGGTGTATAAACATTGTAGTAGCTAGTGATTCAGAGTAACTTGCTGTTCACCTAGATGGATGATAGAATATGTTTTGCAGTTGCTGTGTTCATGTCTGCACTTGTCATGCCGTTGAACTTTGGCTGAGAAGCTGTGCTTGCTTTAGTTAACGACAGCCCATTACTGATGTATGGTTGGTTGCTTACTTATCCTCATTGATGTGATAGCTGCTCCAGTGGTGTTGTCGTAGAATTGAGGAGAAGCTGTGCTTGCTTTAGTTAACGACAGCCCATTACTGATGTATGGTTGGTTGCATACTTATCCTCATTGATGTGATAGCTGCTCCAGTGGTGTTGTGGTGGAATTCAGGATGTCTGCAAATCTGCCACTGAACTATGGATTTTTAGCTATGATTTTTCTTGTTCTTCATGTTTATCATGACCTGCTGTCCCTGCTCCATGAATCTTTTTTTTTCGGTACAGTTAGACTATGATCTTAGCTATGGCTCTTGTGAACTCATCAATTATCTTAATCATTTTTATTCTTTAGTACATGAATGTATAATTAGATGACTAAATCGTAGTTAAGTTCGTGGTGAGTAGAAAAATAGCAGCCATGCCAGTTTTCCTTTTGTTTAATCTCATAAATCTCCCAGAAAATATTTATGTTTCTGAAGCAGCACAAGGTTGTGGAGGAACAGCTCCACCGTGTTGCTACAATGTGGACAGCACAAATGTTGAAGGAACCGCTTCAACGTGCTGCGCTAGATATCGCTCTAGGGGCGTAGGCTAGATATCGCTCTAGGGGCGGGGTTGTCAAGAGTTCAATCCGAAACTCTCAACACACAAGATCTAGTCCAAGATATTAAGACAGAACACAAGGTTCCATTTATTTGATAGGTAGGGGTACATAGTCCGATTACATAGGTAGAGGTTggacctctatttataggctgcaTGAGCCTTCACTACTTAGCTCTACTTACAACTAGAGTGTTCTAGAGAACACTACATAAGCTAGGGAAAGAACTACAAATATCCTAGTTACAACTTATACTAGAATACTCTGGAAACCACTACAACACACATAACTAGAGGACCATATTACCTAGAATATAGTAGAAGTGTGTAGAAGCTAGTACAAGATCTTACttatgttttatttttattttattttatatacTGTCCCTCATCAGTTTCATTCTTTCTTAAGGACACCAATAGGTGCTTAGATACAATTGAACTGGATCTGATACCTTGCTTTTACTTGGAAGTCTTGAACCATAAAATGTTTTTGCTCAACAGTGATATTGCTTGGACAGTACTATGTTCATCTTATATAATTATTTATACCGCTTAATTTGTGGTGTTAGATTCAGGATAAATGTGCCATGGTTATTGCAATTCTGTCAGAGTGTAGCATGTTTCCCATTATGTAAACCGCTTTTCTTCATTTCTGGTACAGTTGGACTATAGTTTTTGCTGTGGTTTGTGTTAACTCAACAGTTAGTTATCTTGGCCATTTTCTAGTTGTTTTATGCTTTATATGTTTTGTTTGGTCTCCTCCAATCCCAAAAAACATGGACATTTTATTTGTTCTGATGGAGTCATTGAAGTGGATCTGTTACCTTATTAGCAGCTTTCACTTGAAGTCTGGAACGTTGTACTCAGCAGTGAGATAGCTTAGATAGTAGTATGTTCATATGATATATAGCTATTATATTACAGTATCTGTGGTTTTCAAAGAGACTCGTCAAAGTAGAAAATCAACTCCGAATCCTTTGAAATTAGTCAGGACATCCAGTTGTTACAATTATACAGATAGATGTTTTCTTTATCTGGTGGGCTTTACAAACTCTCCCAGAATCACCAGTTTTCCTGCTTCTTACTCTGTTATAAGCTATACTATTGGCATGAGTGATCTTTGTGTGTTTATGCCTTGCTAATACTTAACAATAACATGCCTGATGACCTTTCTGCAGAAAATGGAACAAGAGAAGCTAGAGAAGCTCGCACGCAAGGTATGCAAACATACAATTTCTTGAACCTCTCAACTGTGCAATAGCTCTTGATGTTCTGTGCAGTAAATTAGTATCCTTGTGCACAATACACTCAGTGTATATTTATGCTTGAGCTTCCTAAATTGAAATACACTATGATATGCGTTAGTCGTGAAAACTTATTACTTGTATGCCCTAACTGATATGTATGTTCGAACTTCCTAAGTTGGAATACACTATATATGTTCTGTGTGCATCATGAAACTTACAAGAGCTGTAAATTATTGTACCACTTATGGACAGTGGTTGTTGATGATATTTTTCCGCAAGTCTTCTCACTTGGTTTTGTCTTGTACAGCAAATTGGCATTCTTGTACACAGACTTATGTATGTCAAATGATATGTACTCCCTCAGTTCCCTTTTAATTGACtttgatttagtacaactttgtactaaatcagaGTCAATTGAAAGGGAAGAGAGTGATTATGATTTTAATATCCTATAAGTTGAAATACGCTACATATGTCCTGTGTATGGCATCCAACTGGCAAGATTTGTAAATTGTTTTAGGGTCCCTTCAGCTTCTTGAACAACTGAACTGGATAGTGGCTGTTGATGCTTTACTTCCATAAGTCTCCCCTTCCTCTGAAGTTGTATACTGCAAATTAGCATCCTTTTGCAAAAAATTATACGCATGAAGCACATTTATGCTTTGACTCCCTGAGTCGAAATACACTCTATATGTTCTGCGTGGATCTTGAAACTGACAAGAGCTGTACATGGTTTCAGGGCCCCAGCACAGGAGAGCAAGCTCCATCTACCCCAAGCTCTGCAGCAAGCGACATGAAAGCTGGAGGCGCTGGCCCGACGGCGTCCACATCCACTGGCGTGTCGACCGACAAGAACAGGAACTTTGCCGTCCTGGCGGGCACCGTCGCTGGCCTGAGTGCCCTGGGCTGGTATCTCCTGTCCAAGGAGCCCAAGAAGACAGAAGAGGTCGTCGACTGAAGGGACATGCGGATGATGGTCTGCCTATCAGTTTCAGCATGGTTTTACTTACTGCGCATGGACCTGTGTCTCATTTtgcgatgatgatgataataaaccGTGATGTCTCCAGACTGCCTTTTGTAGCCTGAGAATCTGTGACTGCTATGATCTTAGTTCTTCATTTGCTCTTTCTCGTAATTGAAACCTATAGGTTATGTGGTGCTGCACTGTTGCTGGTTATAGAGGTGTTTTGGATGAGGACTGTTTTGAATGAATGTGAGCTCGGTTTGCGGTGTCAATTGTGTATTCTCATCCTGTGTTTTCTTTGATCCTTGATTAAGGCGTATTGTTAAACCGGAATGTATGGTGAACTTACCTCCATGTCATTATACTTGTAGAAGCTGCCATACTGGTATATTGTTTGCACAGGTCCGTCTCTCCCCACCTCTCCTCTCCCCACCTACCTCCGTCCTTGAGAGTCAGCCGACGGTGACCGGGCCGATCTGATGTCCTCACCGCCGGAGTAGCCGGCCGGAGATGGACTAGGAGAGGCGCCGGATTTAGGGTAGTTCTTTTTAGGTGTAGATCTAGTGTGTTTTGGCGTGATGCCTTTCTTCGGCTTGATGCCGGGAGGTTCTCGCCGGATCTTGGGAGCTGGATCCGGCGCCGGCTGGTGGTGCTCCGTCTCGTCGTCGTGCTCCAGTGGATGGAGCCAGCTGCGGTGAGAGGTGCTGCCACGAGCTCCTCTGCAATAAAAGCTTCTGGCTGTGCAAGATTGCTGGCTCTGCAGCTGCTACCTCCTTCTTCTTCGaccggccgtggtggcgagggaaGAAGTGGAGTTTGTGTGCTGGGGGTTGTGGTCTTTGGCGGCGGGGTAGTGTTTGTCGGTGTCGTGGCGCGGTGCCGAAGCCATCTTCGGACCGGTGCCTCCCGGAGAGCTTCGAGGTGGAAGAAGAAGGAGCTCCAGGTTTCGATCCTCCCTTTTGAAGAATAAGCGCCTCCATCGCCCCTTCTCTTGTTCGGCTCTTCGGCGTTTGTCTCGTTCTTCCggccggccatggcggcgagGGGAGGAAGGAGGGACGCCATTCTCGCTTGGATGAGGAAGGTTCATCTCGTCGTCGCTTTGTGCTAATCACATGGTTGACATGATTGTCGCCATGATCCGCGGCCAAGAAGATCGCCGCTCTTGCCGTCGTTTCAACGACGCTTCTTCAACCTCCAATTCGGAGGCCCGGGATGGAGTTCTCGGTCGGCGCTTTTCTCCTCCTAGTCACCAAGTGGTCCGTCCCCGGTTGCTGGTTGCAGGAGGCCGGATGCGGGACTCCGACGAGTTCGTCGTCGGTGGAGAAGGCTCTGTACTTGATTGCTTTTCCGTATTTTTAGCAGGGTCTTTTCTGTTAATTTCAAAGGACCAG encodes:
- the LOC127303071 gene encoding uncharacterized protein At2g27730, mitochondrial isoform X2, yielding MAMVAARAAASRTPARFMQSRFRSSGGKMLSEEEKAAENVYIKKMEQEKLEKLARKGPSTGEQAPSTPSSAASDMKAGGAGPTASTSTGVSTDKNRNFAVLAGTVAGLSALGWYLLSKEPKKTEEVVD
- the LOC127303070 gene encoding uncharacterized protein At2g27730, mitochondrial, with protein sequence MAMVAARSAVSRTPARSAAARFVQSRFRSGGKVLGEEEKAAENVYIKKMEQEKLQKLARKGPSTGEQAPATPSSTASDVKAGGGTGPTASTSAGVSTNKNRNYAILAGTLAGLSALGWFLLAKEPKKTGEVLE
- the LOC127303071 gene encoding uncharacterized protein At2g27730, mitochondrial isoform X1, with the translated sequence MAMAAARAAASRTPARFMQSRFRSSGGKMLSEEEKAAENVYIKKMEQEKLEKLARKGPSTGEQAPSTPSSAASDMKAGGAGPTASTSTGVSTDKNRNFAVLAGTVAGLSALGWYLLSKEPKKTEEVVD